Proteins encoded together in one Gigantopelta aegis isolate Gae_Host chromosome 8, Gae_host_genome, whole genome shotgun sequence window:
- the LOC121378280 gene encoding probable E3 ubiquitin-protein ligase MGRN1 — translation MGGTLTTRRNTGVETVDIAASNAYRYPPKTGQYFGTHFIMGGERFDSPQPGEYLFGENEDLNFLGNKPIPFPYPVPGGNEPTKTLKSLVYIRKDSLRLVKSALWEKVPLDKDEKECSSPQYNIEFTFDADCRCTVTIYYLATEEVSSGQLIYHAKDASMTSETYHYKKGAGQVFSQSSHIIDPSRHPADEWLFSAEKETIPVVIQCCVEEEEHAGHCHVTFASIEKTSDNNYSLKPLKQKQFVDGLSYLLQEIYGIENKNMERSKLDPDDDVEDSGAECVICMSDMRDTLILPCRHLCLCSACAESLRYQASMCPICRVKFRALLQIRAMRKKLPPSTLQPGENTEETAVSQEGVPAGYEAVTLIEALNGQCVPPPGESGPPMPIVTPGTMFTLENSKKKPSQVKDMTRIEYQKEMDPEKDLSVKTKPDKQTNIPNTEVAPEVVTPQVAEIDEKSVTSPKPADIEYYAEDKTVTPPEPEEDYTNDERKKSASKKSLATYEDGDGVGVQDEAIKLYKMATMEMEVDERGDGKMIGAVSLGHMADDEHEDTSEAEPEPDYDDPDEDQHATEDTGKLDSYETGVVYHVAGHGDDGQYHALSVIEHMNLSDAPGSANSSTEASSYGSNSSSQALLTHVETPEESVGTKRTDV, via the exons GTCAATACTTTGGCACTCATTTTATTATGGGCGGAGAAAGATTTGATTCACCCCAGCCCGGAGAATACCTGTTTGGTGAAAATGAGGACCTCAACTTTCTGGGAAATAAACCTATTCCT tttccATACCCAGTTCCTGGTGGTAATGAACCAACCAAGACCCTGAAAAGCCTTGTGTACATCCGGAAAGATTCTCTGCGTCTTGTCAA GTCGGCCCTCTGGGAGAAGGTGCCACTCGACAAAGATGAGAAGGAGTGCAGCAGTCCACAGTACAACATCGAGTTCACGTTTGATGCCGACTGTCGGTGCACCGTGACAATCTACTACCTCGCCACTGAGGAGGTCAGCAGCGGACAACTCAT CTACCATGCGAAAGATGCTTCAATGACGTCCGAGACATACCACTACAAGAAGGGGGCGGGTCAGGTGTTCTCGCAGTCCAGTCACATCATCGACCCCAGCAGACACCCCGCTGATGAG TGGCTGTTCTCTGCTGAAAAGGAGACCATACCTGTTGTTATACAGTGCTGTGTAGAAGAGGAAG AACATGCAGGACATTGTCATGTGACATTTGCCTCCATTGAGAAAACATCGGACAACAACTACTCACTGAAACCTTTGAAGCAGAAACAATTCGTTGATGGGCTGTCCTACTTGCTCCAAGAAATATATGGCATAGAGAACAAAAACATGGAACGATCCAAG TTGGACCCCGACGACGATGTCGAGGACAGTGGAGCGGAGTGTGTCATCTGTATGTCAGACATGCGTGACACGCTCATCCTGCCGTGTCGTCACCTGTGTCTGTGCAGCGCGTGTGCCGAGTCTCTGCGGTACCAGGCCAGCATGTGTCCCATCTGCCGCGTCAAGTTCCGTGCCCTGCTCCAGATACGAGCCATGAGGAAGAAGCTGCCTCCATCCACCTTGCAGCCG GGTGAGAACACTGAGGAGACCGCAGTAAGTCAGGAGGGAGTTCCGGCGGGATACGAAGCAGTCACTCTGATTGAAGCTTTGAATGGACAGTGTGTGCCTCCACCTGGTGAAA gtGGTCCTCCCATGCCTATTGTCACACCAGGCACGATGTTTACTCTGGAAAACTCGAAGAAGAAACCTTCACA ggtGAAGGACATGACCCGGATTGAGTACCAGAAGGAGATGGACCCCGAGAAAGATCTCAGTGTAAAGACGAAACCAGACAAACAAACTAACATCCCAAACACCGAGGTCGCCCCAGAAGTTGTCACTCCACAAGTGGCGGAAATAGACGAAAAATCAGTCACTTCACCCAAACCAGCTGATATTGA ATATTACGCAGAAGATAAGACCGTAACTCCTCCAGAGCCAGAGGAAGATTACACAAACGATGAAAGGAAGAAATCTGCATCTAAGAAG TCTCTTGCTACGTATGAAGACGGCGATGGTGTGGGTGTTCAAGATGAAGCCATCAAGCTGtacaagatggccaccatggAGATGGAGGTGGATGAGCGCGGAGATGGAAAGATGATCGGCGCGGTGTCGCTGGGTCACATGGCCGACGATGAACACGAAGACACGTCCGAGGCGGAGCCAGAACCGGATTATGATGATCCGGACGAGGACCAGCACGCCACGGAAGACACAG GCAAGTTGGACTCGTACGAGACTGGTGTGGTGTACCACGTGGCTGGACACGGAGACGACGGACAGTACCACGCGTTGAGCGTCATCGAGCACATGAACCTATCGGACGCGCCCGGCAGTGCCAACAGCAGCACGGAGGCGTCGAGCTATGGCAGCAACAGTAGCTCACAGGCCCTGCTCACCCACGTGGAGACACCCGAGGAGAGCGTTGGTACCAAACGCACAGATGTGTAG